Part of the Nitrospirota bacterium genome is shown below.
ATACATCATTGATGGATTAATTTCGTCGCCAAAAGGAAATAAAAAGGCGCTGAGAACGGTGTGGATTATAGATAAAGGCCACGATCACCCTCGTTTTGTAACAGCGTATCCGGCATGAGAAATAGTAAGGAGAAAAATATGATTCAAGAGCTTGAAATGGTAGTTCTCACACATGATATTCCAGAACATGGCCTTCAGCAAGGAGATATCGGAGCCGTTGTCCATCTTTATTCAGATAAAAAAGGATTTGAAGTGGAATTTGTAACGGCCGAAGGAAAAACTGTGGCTGTTTTGACCTTAAATGAAACTGACGTGCGCTCCTTAAATCGGGGAGAGATACTCCATGTCAGGAATCTAGCCGCCGCCTGAAAAGAAAAAGAAGTTTTTTG
Proteins encoded:
- a CDS encoding DUF4926 domain-containing protein codes for the protein MIQELEMVVLTHDIPEHGLQQGDIGAVVHLYSDKKGFEVEFVTAEGKTVAVLTLNETDVRSLNRGEILHVRNLAAA